One Maniola hyperantus chromosome 17, iAphHyp1.2, whole genome shotgun sequence DNA window includes the following coding sequences:
- the LOC117990293 gene encoding neurotrimin-like isoform X1 — MCACAWRLHAFTAALVLAAHLIKVLSCGEAGAAGGAGAAGGAGAAGGAGGARARRYVGLYTGPYFDPSAPNNITAQLGTHAYLPCKVRQLSNKSVSWIRRRDAHILTVDRFTFIADERFQAFLVEATDTWTLQVKYVQARDAGVYECQVGTEPKMSHFVQLNVVVPKIEIVGESDLYVKAGSTVSLKCVITQALEEPAYIFWYHNDERVLNYDRSLVEIRMERRAPDTTIGNLIIYNPRREDSGNYSCSPSNLDSASVVLHVLSGEQPAAMQHGNAATAPRAAPTLLLLSAAPRTLLGALRRAAAALALALLLLCVLPSSVMLQCHDDDAPRRH, encoded by the exons TGTTGTCGTGCGGCGaggcgggcgcggcgggcggggcgggcgcggcgggcggggcgggcgcggcgggcggggcgggcggcgcgcgcgcgagGCGCTACGTGGGGCTCTACACGGGGCCCTACTTCGACCCCTCCGCGCCCAACAACATCACGGCGCAGCTCGGCACGCACGCCTACCTGCCGTGCAAG GTGCGGCAGCTGAGCAACAAGTCGGTGTCGTGGATCCGGCGCCGCGACGCGCACATCCTCACCGTGGACCGCTTCACCTTCATCGCCGACGAGCGCTTCCAGGCCTTCCTCGTGGAGGCCACGGACACCTGGACGCTGCAG GTGAAGTACGTGCAGGCGCGGGATGCGGGCGTGTACGAGTGTCAGGTCGGCACCGAGCCCAAGATGAGCCACTTCGTGCAGCTCAACGTCGTCG TACCCAAGATCGAGATAGTGGGCGAGTCGGACCTGTACGTGAAGGCGGGCAGCACGGTGAGCCTGAAGTGCGTCATCACGCAGGCGCTGGAGGAGCCGGCCTACATCTTCTGGTACCACAACGACGAGCGCGTGCTCAACTACGACCGCAGCCTCGTCGAGATCCGCATGGAGCGCCGCGCGCCCGACACCACG ATCGGCAACCTGATCATCTACAACCCGCGGCGCGAGGACTCGGGCAACTACTCGTGCTCGCCCTCCAACCTCGACTCTGCGTCCGTTGTGTTGCACGTGCTCAGCG GCGAGCAGCCGGCCGCCATGCAGCACGGCAACGCGGCGACTGCTCCCCGCGCCGCGCCCACGCTGCTGCTGCTGAGCGCCGCGCCACGCACACTGCTGGGCGCGCTGCGGAGAGCCGCCGCCGCGCTCGCGCTCGCGCTGCTGTTGCTGTGCGTGTTGCCGTCGTCTGTGAT GCTGCAGTGCCACGACGACGACGCGCCGCGGCGACACTAG
- the LOC117990293 gene encoding neurotrimin-like isoform X2, with amino-acid sequence MCACAWRLHAFTAALVLAAHLIKVLSCGEAGAAGGAGAAGGAGAAGGAGGARARRYVGLYTGPYFDPSAPNNITAQLGTHAYLPCKVRQLSNKSVSWIRRRDAHILTVDRFTFIADERFQAFLVEATDTWTLQVKYVQARDAGVYECQVGTEPKMSHFVQLNVVVPKIEIVGESDLYVKAGSTVSLKCVITQALEEPAYIFWYHNDERVLNYDRSLVEIRMERRAPDTTIGNLIIYNPRREDSGNYSCSPSNLDSASVVLHVLSGEQPAAMQHGNAATAPRAAPTLLLLSAAPRTLLGALRRAAAALALALLLLLQCHDDDAPRRH; translated from the exons TGTTGTCGTGCGGCGaggcgggcgcggcgggcggggcgggcgcggcgggcggggcgggcgcggcgggcggggcgggcggcgcgcgcgcgagGCGCTACGTGGGGCTCTACACGGGGCCCTACTTCGACCCCTCCGCGCCCAACAACATCACGGCGCAGCTCGGCACGCACGCCTACCTGCCGTGCAAG GTGCGGCAGCTGAGCAACAAGTCGGTGTCGTGGATCCGGCGCCGCGACGCGCACATCCTCACCGTGGACCGCTTCACCTTCATCGCCGACGAGCGCTTCCAGGCCTTCCTCGTGGAGGCCACGGACACCTGGACGCTGCAG GTGAAGTACGTGCAGGCGCGGGATGCGGGCGTGTACGAGTGTCAGGTCGGCACCGAGCCCAAGATGAGCCACTTCGTGCAGCTCAACGTCGTCG TACCCAAGATCGAGATAGTGGGCGAGTCGGACCTGTACGTGAAGGCGGGCAGCACGGTGAGCCTGAAGTGCGTCATCACGCAGGCGCTGGAGGAGCCGGCCTACATCTTCTGGTACCACAACGACGAGCGCGTGCTCAACTACGACCGCAGCCTCGTCGAGATCCGCATGGAGCGCCGCGCGCCCGACACCACG ATCGGCAACCTGATCATCTACAACCCGCGGCGCGAGGACTCGGGCAACTACTCGTGCTCGCCCTCCAACCTCGACTCTGCGTCCGTTGTGTTGCACGTGCTCAGCG GCGAGCAGCCGGCCGCCATGCAGCACGGCAACGCGGCGACTGCTCCCCGCGCCGCGCCCACGCTGCTGCTGCTGAGCGCCGCGCCACGCACACTGCTGGGCGCGCTGCGGAGAGCCGCCGCCGCGCTCGCGCTCGCGCTGCTGTTGCT GCTGCAGTGCCACGACGACGACGCGCCGCGGCGACACTAG
- the LOC117990293 gene encoding uncharacterized protein isoform X3, with translation MCACAWRLHAFTAALVLAAHLIKGAAAEQQVGVVDPAPRRAHPHRGPLHLHRRRALPGLPRGGHGHLDAAGEVRAGAGCGRVRVSGRHRAQDEPLRAAQRRRTQDRDSGRVGPVREGGQHGEPEVRHHAGAGGAGLHLLVPQRRARAQLRPQPRRDPHGAPRARHHDRQPDHLQPAARGLGQLLVLALQPRLCVRCVARAQRRAAGRHAARQRGDCSPRRAHAAAAERRATHTAGRAAESRRRARARAAVAAAVPRRRRAAATLAAAAHRAPRASPHHTERARHARDSVQFVNSTIKKEVYKLFR, from the exons GTGCGGCAGCTGAGCAACAAGTCGGTGTCGTGGATCCGGCGCCGCGACGCGCACATCCTCACCGTGGACCGCTTCACCTTCATCGCCGACGAGCGCTTCCAGGCCTTCCTCGTGGAGGCCACGGACACCTGGACGCTGCAG GTGAAGTACGTGCAGGCGCGGGATGCGGGCGTGTACGAGTGTCAGGTCGGCACCGAGCCCAAGATGAGCCACTTCGTGCAGCTCAACGTCGTCG TACCCAAGATCGAGATAGTGGGCGAGTCGGACCTGTACGTGAAGGCGGGCAGCACGGTGAGCCTGAAGTGCGTCATCACGCAGGCGCTGGAGGAGCCGGCCTACATCTTCTGGTACCACAACGACGAGCGCGTGCTCAACTACGACCGCAGCCTCGTCGAGATCCGCATGGAGCGCCGCGCGCCCGACACCACG ATCGGCAACCTGATCATCTACAACCCGCGGCGCGAGGACTCGGGCAACTACTCGTGCTCGCCCTCCAACCTCGACTCTGCGTCCGTTGTGTTGCACGTGCTCAGCG GCGAGCAGCCGGCCGCCATGCAGCACGGCAACGCGGCGACTGCTCCCCGCGCCGCGCCCACGCTGCTGCTGCTGAGCGCCGCGCCACGCACACTGCTGGGCGCGCTGCGGAGAGCCGCCGCCGCGCTCGCGCTCGCGCTGCTGTTGCT GCTGCAGTGCCACGACGACGACGCGCCGCGGCGACACTAGCGGCGGCCGCACACCGCGCGCCGCGTGCGTCGCCGCACCATACTGAACGCGCCCGCCACGCGCGGGACTCTGTACAATTTGTAAATAGTACtataaaaaaagaagtataTAAACTCTTTCGATAG
- the LOC117990294 gene encoding uncharacterized protein: MYAASVWAKAAEKITVQKQLNTIQRGFAQKICKSYRTVSLHAALVLAGLIPLDLRISEHAQLYEAKRGRPLRCLPEDRKLEERISFLEAEHPAETIAVDYSNLEDLQPETVEAHNLQGTLIFTDGSKIEDKVGAAISIWKDGKETASMKLRLEPYCTVFQAELFALRRAIEKFSKGKDDEVCILSDSRSSLDLLRNHRSFHPLAFAIRKQIANLRQQGKEIRLYWIKAHVGIEGNERADELAKQAALHKKSKADYDACPVSYVKRQIRQATLDVWQKRYSEGDTANTTKAFLPDVRNAYKIIRTIKLDSTTTQVLSGHGGFAYYLHKFKCKASPSCQCDPEVNEDILHLLLDCPRFAKIRFETEILLDDNITLGTINKFLENKDKRDIFLKFCKYIAEKIIRQNK, translated from the coding sequence atgTATGCTGCTAGCGTTTGGGCCAAAGCTGCCGAGAAGATAACTGTCCAAAAGCAACTTAACACAATACAACGAGGCTTCGCTCAAAAGATTTGCAAGTCCTATAGGACGGTATCACTGCACGCAGCGCTAGTTCTGGCCGGACTGATTCCTTTGGACTTGCGAATCTCTGAGCACGCTCAACTGTACGAAGCGAAGCGCGGTCGTCCCCTTCGATGCCTACCTGAAGACAGGAAATTAGAGGAAAGAATCAGCTTCCTGGAGGCCGAGCATCCAGCGGAAACCATTGCCGTCGATTATTCCAACCTTGAAGATCTTCAACCTGAAACCGTCGAGGCACACAACCTGCAAGGCACTCTCATTTTTACCGACGGGAGTAAGATTGAGGACAAAGTCGGAGCGGCCATTTCAATATGGAAAGATGGAAAGGAGACGGCTTCCATGAAGCTGAGACTCGAGCCTTACTGTACCGTGTTTCAAGCGGAGTTATTTGCTCTCCGAAGGGCAATTGAAAAATTCTCCAAGGGGAAGGACGATGAGGTGTGCATTCTCAGCGACTCCAGGTCGTCACTGGACTTGCTGAGAAACCACAGGTCATTTCACCCCTTGGCCTTTGCAATAAGGAAGCAAATAGCAAACCTCCGCCAACAAGGCaaggaaatacgactgtattggaTAAAAGCTCACGTGGGCATCGAGGGCAACGAACGCGCTGACGAGCTGGCCAAACAGGCAGCTCTCCACAAAAAGAGCAAAGCGGATTACGACGCCTGCCCCGTTTCGTATGTTAAAAGACAAATCAGACAAGCTACCCTTGACGTCTGGCAGAAGAGATATAGTGAAGGCGACACCGCCAACACAACAAAAGCTTTTCTGCCAGACGTCAGGAACGCCTACAAAATCATACGGACGATAAAACTGGACTCGACCACAACACAAGTTCTATCGGGACACGGTGGATTCGCATACTACTTGCACAAATTCAAGTGCAAGGCGAGTCCATCGTGCCAGTGCGATCCAGAGGTGAATGAAGATATACTTCATTTGCTGCTGGATTGCCCGAGATTCGCAAAAATACGCTTTGAAACCGAAATACTTTTAGATGACAATATTACACtaggaacaataaataaatttttggagAATAAAGACAAaagagatatatttttaaaattttgtaaatacatagcagaaaaaataataagacaaaacaaataa